In Pseudomonas poae, a single genomic region encodes these proteins:
- the ltrA gene encoding group II intron reverse transcriptase/maturase, producing MNAAALACAPSGTSWDGIDWIAVQRRVKGLQARIVKAVQDGRHNKARALQWLLTHSFSGKALAVKRVSENKGKNTPGVDKVTWNTPRAKIGAIESLKRRGYSPLPLRRVLIPKKNGKTRPLGIPAMKCRAMQALHLLALEPIAETTADPNSYGFRPERSTADAAAQCFGVLSRKANAEWVLEGDIQGCFDNISHDWLIANIPMDKAILQKWLRAGYVYQKQLFPSHAGTPQGGIISPVLANMTLDGLEAMLAKRFPNAKWTARKMRVVRYADDFIITGCSKEWLENEVRPAVVEFLAERGLVLSPEKTKITHIGNGFDFLGWNLRKYNGKLLIKPSKANIGALLAKLRELIKTNKTIRQANLIGLLNPVLRGWANYHSHVVAKKVFNQVDSAVWEMLWRWAVRRHPRKTRRWVKDRYFKVQGARRWVFSCTEKSADGRKRQYTLVDASDTPIVRHIKIKAAANPHDPTWDEYFESRWGKRMLTSVKGRAKLYRIWVQQGGRCCACFKPVTKDTPWHSRHIVKLGHGGTDAAANLEIYHLRCPRDVQFVYADDVQPGA from the coding sequence ATGAACGCAGCAGCATTGGCGTGTGCACCTTCCGGCACGTCGTGGGACGGCATCGATTGGATTGCCGTACAACGTCGTGTCAAAGGGCTGCAAGCGCGTATTGTGAAGGCTGTACAAGACGGCAGGCATAACAAGGCGAGAGCCTTGCAATGGCTACTGACTCACTCGTTTAGCGGCAAAGCTTTAGCCGTGAAACGGGTGTCTGAAAACAAAGGCAAAAATACCCCCGGTGTGGACAAGGTCACTTGGAATACGCCTAGGGCCAAGATTGGTGCGATAGAGTCGTTGAAGCGGCGAGGCTACTCGCCGCTTCCGCTTCGGAGAGTCCTCATTCCGAAGAAAAACGGTAAGACTAGACCTCTCGGAATTCCCGCGATGAAATGCCGGGCCATGCAGGCGCTTCATTTGCTGGCTCTGGAACCGATAGCCGAGACCACCGCCGACCCGAACTCTTATGGCTTCAGGCCGGAACGCTCAACTGCGGATGCCGCCGCGCAGTGCTTTGGTGTGCTGTCACGAAAAGCAAACGCGGAGTGGGTGTTAGAGGGTGACATTCAAGGCTGTTTCGACAATATCAGCCATGACTGGTTGATCGCCAACATTCCCATGGATAAGGCGATTTTGCAGAAATGGCTCCGGGCTGGTTATGTCTACCAAAAGCAGCTATTCCCCAGCCACGCCGGAACCCCGCAGGGAGGCATCATATCCCCGGTGTTGGCGAACATGACGCTGGATGGGTTGGAAGCGATGCTGGCGAAGAGATTTCCAAACGCGAAGTGGACAGCCCGAAAAATGCGCGTGGTGCGTTATGCAGATGATTTCATCATCACTGGTTGTTCGAAAGAATGGCTGGAGAATGAAGTCAGGCCCGCAGTGGTTGAATTTCTGGCGGAGCGCGGTCTCGTGCTCTCTCCGGAAAAAACCAAGATAACGCACATAGGGAACGGGTTCGACTTCCTCGGATGGAACCTGCGCAAGTACAACGGCAAGCTCCTGATCAAGCCGTCCAAGGCGAACATCGGGGCTCTCCTTGCCAAGCTGCGAGAGTTGATCAAGACCAACAAAACGATACGACAGGCTAACTTGATAGGTTTGCTCAACCCGGTTCTACGGGGCTGGGCGAACTATCACAGTCATGTCGTCGCCAAGAAGGTCTTCAACCAGGTGGACAGCGCAGTGTGGGAAATGCTCTGGCGATGGGCGGTACGTCGCCACCCTCGCAAGACACGCCGATGGGTGAAGGATCGGTATTTCAAAGTACAAGGGGCGCGCCGTTGGGTGTTCTCGTGTACTGAAAAATCCGCCGATGGTCGGAAGCGTCAGTACACGCTAGTAGACGCCTCAGACACACCGATTGTGCGACATATTAAGATTAAGGCCGCTGCCAACCCTCACGACCCTACATGGGATGAGTACTTCGAATCCCGCTGGGGCAAGAGGATGCTCACTTCCGTAAAAGGTCGAGCCAAGCTGTATCGGATATGGGTGCAACAGGGCGGCAGGTGCTGCGCCTGCTTCAAGCCGGTGACCAAAGACACACCGTGGCACAGTCGCCATATTGTGAAGCTAGGTCATGGCGGGACGGACGCAGCCGCTAATCTTGAGATCTACCACCTGCGCTGCCCTAGGGATGTGCAATTTGTCTATGCCGATGATGTACAACCGGGTGCCTAG